A genomic region of uncultured Roseibium sp. contains the following coding sequences:
- a CDS encoding type II toxin-antitoxin system RatA family toxin: protein MPSFSSTHKVNHKADDMFRLVADVEKYPQFVPLCQDLHVRGRKQLDGGRTVLVADMTVAYKLFKETFTSRVELRPDDQMILVEYLDGPFKHLENKWTFEEAGDGACNVGFFITYEFKSRTLGSLMGVMFDKAFRKFSSAFEARADEVYGV, encoded by the coding sequence ATGCCGAGTTTTTCTTCAACGCACAAAGTCAATCACAAGGCGGACGACATGTTCCGTCTTGTTGCTGACGTTGAAAAGTATCCTCAGTTCGTTCCGCTTTGCCAGGACCTTCACGTGCGGGGCAGAAAGCAGCTAGACGGCGGCCGGACGGTTCTCGTCGCCGACATGACAGTGGCCTACAAGCTGTTCAAGGAAACGTTCACGAGCAGGGTTGAACTGCGGCCGGACGATCAGATGATCCTGGTCGAGTATCTGGACGGTCCGTTCAAGCATCTCGAGAACAAATGGACGTTTGAGGAAGCCGGGGATGGGGCCTGCAATGTCGGTTTCTTCATCACCTACGAATTCAAGAGCCGCACGCTCGGGTCTCTGATGGGTGTCATGTTCGACAAGGCGTTCCGGAAATTTTCCAGTGCGTTCGAAGCGCGCGCGGACGAGGTCTACGGCGTT